The DNA region ATTTAACTATAATGATATATTTATAACTTAATAATTCTTTAAAAATGGGGATTAATAAAATAAAGAAAAGAGACAATTTAATTATTTTTTTAATTAATATGATAAATTGATATTAGGAGGAAACAATATGGAATTCACTCATATAAATGATGAAGGAAGAGCTAAAATGGTAGATGTAGGAGCAAAAGCTGAAACGGAAAGAGAAGCTGTAGTTAAAGGTTCTATTTACATGAAAAGAGAAACTCTTGAGAAAATAAAAGAAGGTACTATAAAGAAAGGGGATGTACTGGCAGTAGCTCAGGTAGCAGGAATAATGGCTGCTAAATCTACCTCCAGCATTATTCCTATGTGCCATCCTATATTTATAACAGGCTGCGATATAAGCTTTAATCTAGATTTTGAAGAGAATAAGGTGGACATTACTTGTTCTACAAAAACGGTAGGCAAAACAGGAGTTGAAATGGAGGCCCTCACAGCAGTATCTGCTGCTGCACTTACTATATATGATATGTGTAAGGCAATAGACAGGGGCATGGTAATTAAAGATATAAGGCTTATGGAAAAGAGCGGTGGAAAGTCTGGAGTATATATTAGAGAAGAGTAATAATATCGATTTTTTAAAACATAGTATTATCAAAATGATATGAAATTATCAAAATGACAAGAAGATATTATTTTATTTATAATATCAAAATGTTATTAAAACAAATAAATATTTGATGAAATGATAAAATACTTCTGCCTTAATTATCTGGCATGGACTTTGCTACATATATATATAAAGATAATATTAATGAAGCTTGTTCATATATGTATAAGGACTATTTTTAATATTGAGCTCATAGGAATTAGG from Clostridium pasteurianum BC1 includes:
- the moaC gene encoding cyclic pyranopterin monophosphate synthase MoaC; this translates as MEFTHINDEGRAKMVDVGAKAETEREAVVKGSIYMKRETLEKIKEGTIKKGDVLAVAQVAGIMAAKSTSSIIPMCHPIFITGCDISFNLDFEENKVDITCSTKTVGKTGVEMEALTAVSAAALTIYDMCKAIDRGMVIKDIRLMEKSGGKSGVYIREE